In one Leptospira mtsangambouensis genomic region, the following are encoded:
- a CDS encoding ATP-binding protein: protein MVISLSFFKKKFFLPLLVVFMSFSYCKVATSPLPDIKSGSMDLSAWEPKQTVINLKGDWEFCWDELIPPESDESVWKKKCHGYFPVPSFWKFYKINGKNLPIFGKGTYRLKLKLPKREINYGLFWTEIMSAFEIFVNSRSVVKVGQTGESFETMKPDMKPGTSYLGYLSDEVTIVVWVSNFNHENHGFWEPLYFGEWKSIEKQHLNLVIRDIASSSAIIIIGLYHLIIFLSRFRSKEYLMFGFFCMIMGIRQLNFETHTFYYLFPNLDFDSYIRLLFGVIYMIGVSMVTLYDLLFPKDIPKIITKVLRLVFFSFLLTLFLPVSIFTHYALYLFGFAMIAIILYVPLFIRAYFRKREGAGLMLIAYAITAVTLLNDILFNFGLIHTGYLSHLGVLLFIFIQAILLSKKITKALQEEEKLVQKLGETLEEKNRTHTELLNLKESQKYELELQVKLRTEEYETAKQLAETANKAKSQFLATMSHEIRTPMNGILGITELLKMTIVSADQAQYLKMIQDSGQSLLTILNDILDYSKLEAGKIELLESDFSWKILLELAEGIFKHQAEQKQVRFEVNFDPDFIFLAHGDENRIKQVLFNLISNAVKFTESGEIKILLSSKKEEVGNRIQYKVSITDTGIGIPEEKMGSLFQRFTQLDSSISRKYGGTGLGLAISKKLMDVMGGELKVKRNFPVGSCFEIELRLLPNQMSRVIRSEDSVDLSRLPSNTNILIAEDDPTNLFLLSSFLKKLKVRHDVAKDGREAVTKAQTNEFHLIFMDINMPNLDGIGASEEILKDERIFPKPIIIAVTADAFQDDQDKCIRAGMSSFLPKPFQKREIEQALYEWLIERKTGL, encoded by the coding sequence ATGGTAATTTCGCTTTCATTTTTTAAAAAAAAATTTTTTCTACCTCTACTCGTAGTTTTTATGTCTTTTTCTTATTGTAAAGTCGCAACCTCTCCCCTCCCCGATATAAAATCCGGATCAATGGATCTTTCCGCATGGGAACCTAAACAAACTGTGATCAATTTGAAAGGAGATTGGGAATTTTGTTGGGATGAATTGATTCCTCCCGAATCGGATGAGTCCGTATGGAAAAAAAAATGCCATGGTTATTTTCCGGTTCCCTCTTTTTGGAAATTCTACAAAATAAACGGAAAAAACCTTCCGATTTTCGGAAAGGGAACCTACAGACTCAAACTCAAACTTCCAAAACGGGAAATAAACTACGGATTGTTTTGGACTGAAATCATGTCCGCTTTTGAAATATTCGTTAACTCCCGTTCTGTGGTAAAAGTGGGACAAACGGGAGAAAGTTTTGAAACAATGAAGCCTGACATGAAACCAGGCACGTCCTATCTGGGTTATCTTTCCGATGAAGTGACAATCGTCGTTTGGGTATCCAACTTCAATCATGAAAATCATGGATTTTGGGAACCTCTTTATTTCGGAGAATGGAAATCCATAGAAAAACAGCACCTCAATCTTGTTATACGGGACATTGCGAGTTCTTCTGCAATCATCATCATCGGCTTATACCATCTGATTATTTTTCTGTCTAGATTCCGTTCCAAAGAATATCTGATGTTCGGTTTTTTCTGTATGATTATGGGAATTCGCCAATTGAATTTTGAAACGCATACGTTTTATTATCTATTCCCCAATCTGGATTTTGATTCATATATCCGGCTGCTCTTCGGAGTGATTTATATGATCGGGGTTTCCATGGTAACACTCTACGATCTTTTATTTCCAAAGGACATCCCCAAAATAATCACAAAAGTTCTCAGGTTGGTTTTCTTTAGTTTTTTACTAACTTTGTTTTTGCCAGTTTCCATTTTCACACATTACGCATTGTATCTCTTCGGTTTTGCAATGATTGCAATAATACTGTATGTACCTTTGTTCATCAGAGCTTATTTTAGAAAAAGGGAAGGTGCGGGACTTATGCTCATTGCCTACGCCATTACTGCGGTTACCCTACTTAACGATATATTATTCAATTTCGGATTGATTCATACAGGTTATCTCTCCCATTTAGGGGTTTTGTTATTTATCTTCATCCAAGCGATTCTATTATCAAAAAAAATAACTAAAGCATTGCAAGAGGAAGAAAAATTAGTTCAAAAGCTCGGTGAAACTTTGGAAGAAAAAAACAGAACTCATACGGAACTCTTGAATCTGAAAGAATCCCAAAAATACGAATTGGAATTGCAGGTAAAGCTCCGTACGGAAGAATACGAGACCGCCAAACAACTAGCAGAAACTGCGAACAAGGCAAAGTCTCAATTTTTAGCAACAATGAGTCACGAAATCAGAACTCCCATGAATGGAATTTTGGGAATCACGGAACTTCTGAAAATGACAATTGTTTCGGCGGATCAAGCACAATATCTGAAAATGATTCAGGACAGCGGACAATCTCTTTTGACTATATTGAACGACATTTTGGATTATTCCAAACTGGAAGCGGGGAAAATAGAATTATTAGAATCCGATTTTTCCTGGAAAATTCTGCTCGAACTTGCGGAAGGGATTTTTAAGCACCAAGCGGAACAGAAACAAGTTCGATTTGAAGTCAACTTTGATCCAGATTTTATATTTTTAGCTCATGGCGACGAAAATAGAATCAAACAAGTGTTATTTAATCTAATCTCCAATGCGGTCAAATTTACGGAATCTGGAGAAATCAAAATCCTTCTCTCTTCCAAAAAGGAAGAAGTAGGAAACAGGATTCAATACAAAGTATCGATAACGGATACAGGAATAGGAATCCCGGAAGAGAAAATGGGTTCCTTGTTTCAAAGATTCACACAGTTGGATTCAAGCATTTCCCGTAAGTATGGAGGAACGGGACTCGGTCTCGCCATCTCTAAAAAACTAATGGATGTGATGGGAGGAGAATTGAAAGTTAAAAGGAATTTTCCTGTCGGTTCCTGTTTTGAAATTGAACTCAGACTTCTTCCCAACCAAATGTCCAGAGTCATAAGATCCGAAGATTCGGTGGATCTCTCTAGATTACCGTCTAACACAAATATATTGATTGCGGAAGATGATCCTACAAATCTATTTCTACTTTCCAGTTTTTTGAAAAAATTAAAAGTCCGCCATGATGTTGCGAAAGACGGCAGGGAAGCGGTAACAAAGGCACAAACAAACGAATTCCATCTGATTTTTATGGACATCAATATGCCCAATTTGGATGGTATCGGGGCATCAGAAGAGATTTTGAAAGACGAACGGATTTTTCCCAAACCAATCATCATTGCAGTTACAGCGGATGCCTTCCAGGATGATCAAGACAAGTGCATTCGCGCAGGAATGTCTTCGTTTTTGCCGAAACCGTTCCAAAAAAGAGAAATAGAACAAGCATTATATGAATGGCTGATTGAGAGAAAAACCGGCCTTTAA
- a CDS encoding tetratricopeptide repeat protein: MTPIRTYLLTIFLLIGFGIPLNAEPLSVTNQKAIDAFYQKNWSQAEMWFKESLKKNPNDPYANYNLACVYTILLSQCENLTEEQDVFQLLHQAVTYKKSYKSLMLKDKDLSLLRNTYRFNEIAGLSPKELFTNMIWFGPSPGAYGSISEIKFDANGSFELSLVEFRESDGTMEKPKYRGKYQWISEKVIQLEFQKLPSSLPNQTKKRQARWNKDKLEIDGFDYQFQDSPDRCSA, translated from the coding sequence ATGACTCCCATTAGAACCTATTTACTCACAATTTTTCTTTTGATTGGATTTGGAATTCCGCTAAATGCAGAACCATTATCGGTGACGAACCAAAAAGCCATTGATGCCTTTTACCAGAAAAACTGGTCTCAGGCCGAAATGTGGTTCAAAGAAAGTTTAAAGAAAAATCCGAATGACCCATACGCAAACTATAACTTGGCCTGCGTTTACACCATACTACTCAGTCAATGCGAGAATTTGACAGAAGAACAAGACGTTTTTCAGTTATTACATCAGGCAGTCACATATAAAAAGTCTTACAAAAGTTTGATGCTAAAAGATAAAGATCTTTCCTTACTTCGTAATACATACCGATTTAATGAAATTGCAGGTTTAAGTCCCAAAGAACTCTTTACAAATATGATTTGGTTTGGTCCAAGTCCAGGAGCTTATGGGTCAATCTCGGAAATCAAGTTTGATGCCAATGGTTCCTTTGAACTGTCTTTAGTTGAATTTCGGGAAAGTGACGGTACAATGGAAAAACCAAAGTATAGAGGAAAGTATCAATGGATTTCCGAAAAAGTCATTCAATTAGAATTTCAAAAACTCCCTTCCTCACTTCCCAACCAAACAAAAAAAAGACAAGCCCGTTGGAACAAAGATAAACTCGAAATCGACGGCTTTGACTATCAATTTCAAGATTCACCCGACCGCTGCTCCGCATAG
- a CDS encoding siderophore-interacting protein yields the protein MSESNSFFKRSIKSVFSIFLTQTKVSRLERIAEGFVLIEMTGTKLKEAKCIPGSKVQIDVGNLTYRTYTPISVDKKEGKLSFLAYKRNDGPASTWIHSLKVGDTCEVFGPRESLDFSNIEEDAILFGDETSFGIAKVLQNNVKKKSYPFLELNSLVAGKEALVHLGVTGQRLVERSLDGSHLQTIAKEMADLIAEIPDAKIFLTGRASSIQQVRAYLKNSGIPTNRLKVRAYWADGKKGLD from the coding sequence ATGTCGGAATCAAATTCATTTTTCAAACGTAGTATCAAATCAGTTTTTAGTATTTTTCTCACACAGACCAAAGTTTCAAGATTAGAACGGATCGCAGAAGGTTTTGTTCTCATCGAAATGACGGGAACAAAGTTAAAAGAAGCAAAGTGTATCCCGGGAAGTAAGGTGCAAATCGATGTGGGAAATCTTACCTACCGCACTTACACTCCCATCAGTGTGGACAAAAAAGAAGGCAAACTCTCTTTCCTCGCTTACAAGCGAAATGATGGCCCTGCCTCCACTTGGATCCATTCCTTAAAAGTCGGAGACACTTGCGAAGTTTTCGGCCCTCGTGAGTCTTTGGATTTTTCTAACATTGAAGAAGACGCGATCCTTTTCGGTGATGAAACATCTTTTGGTATCGCGAAGGTTTTGCAAAACAACGTAAAAAAGAAATCTTATCCATTCCTCGAATTGAATTCGCTTGTTGCAGGGAAAGAAGCTCTAGTTCATCTGGGAGTTACAGGGCAGCGATTGGTGGAACGATCCCTTGATGGATCGCATCTCCAAACAATCGCAAAGGAAATGGCTGATCTCATTGCAGAGATTCCCGATGCCAAGATTTTTCTTACCGGACGAGCCAGTTCGATCCAACAAGTCAGAGCCTATTTGAAGAATTCGGGAATTCCCACTAACAGACTAAAGGTTCGTGCCTACTGGGCGGATGGGAAAAAGGGTTTGGACTGA
- a CDS encoding TMEM175 family protein → MTVKKKVPKTPSKNTIPAPVLTESGRMVAYSDAIFSIALTLMALEIKIPHPEEIGGSSLLFALLERWPSFLSFFISFMIITVVWTNHHTIFRHVKYVDHNLMILNNLLLLNVIFIPFCSEMLGEYMLQDDTNAKFAVFLYGAWIAIGGIPFNLVWRYGVKKKELLSPESDPIEIQKITSHFIKGPYIYAFVTILSFLNIWLSIIGFGILILFFLVPTAWLLRKK, encoded by the coding sequence ATGACAGTAAAGAAAAAGGTTCCGAAAACTCCTTCAAAAAATACAATCCCTGCACCCGTTCTCACCGAATCCGGAAGGATGGTAGCTTATAGCGATGCTATTTTTTCTATCGCCCTCACTCTCATGGCTTTAGAAATCAAAATTCCGCATCCTGAAGAAATTGGTGGGAGCAGTTTACTCTTTGCTCTTTTGGAAAGATGGCCAAGTTTTTTAAGTTTTTTTATTAGCTTTATGATCATCACTGTGGTCTGGACAAACCATCATACCATCTTTCGTCATGTAAAATATGTTGATCATAACTTAATGATCTTAAATAACCTGCTTTTGTTAAATGTAATTTTCATACCGTTTTGTTCTGAAATGCTCGGCGAATACATGTTACAAGATGATACAAACGCAAAATTTGCTGTCTTTCTTTATGGAGCCTGGATTGCCATCGGAGGGATCCCGTTCAACCTCGTATGGAGGTATGGAGTCAAAAAGAAAGAACTCCTTAGTCCCGAATCCGATCCAATCGAAATCCAAAAAATCACTTCACATTTTATCAAGGGCCCTTACATATACGCATTCGTCACCATATTATCTTTTTTGAATATATGGCTTAGTATCATTGGATTCGGAATCCTCATTTTATTTTTTCTGGTTCCGACAGCTTGGTTACTTCGAAAGAAATAG
- a CDS encoding glycoside hydrolase family 1 protein codes for MSKSFELPKDFLLGSATAATQIEGGDIHNNWYHWSLAGKVGKGESSFTGADHYARYVEDVKLLSKLNQECYRMSIEWSRIEPSEGEWSMEAVAHYRDEFRLLLEAGIKPLVTLHHFSCPEWFQKKGGWLGKDAVKEFLNFVEFSVKQFGDLVSEWCTINEPNVFANDSYVDGKYPPGSYGDIPAYLKVTRRLIISHLKSYKLIHKIRKESNFANPTKVGFAHHLAIFSPLTSHPLARLGCFLSDYLFHEIQTKGFVEGKLSFPIGFGYPEGKGLFCDFIGINYYSRHLFKASYNPGNLFAVPMVDPQCPDSRKNDLGWEIYPEGLSKVCHRIWDEYKLPIYITENGIPDEKDEKREKCIFDHLAEIRRLLDEGVSVERYYYWSFLDNLEWNDGYGPKFGLVEVDYNNMNRKIRKSGLRYAEICKTKKVSLNP; via the coding sequence ATGTCTAAAAGTTTTGAACTTCCAAAAGATTTTTTATTGGGTTCGGCAACAGCAGCGACACAGATTGAAGGTGGGGATATTCATAACAATTGGTATCATTGGTCATTGGCTGGCAAAGTAGGGAAGGGAGAGTCAAGTTTTACTGGTGCAGATCATTACGCCCGTTATGTGGAGGATGTAAAACTTTTATCAAAACTCAATCAAGAATGTTATCGAATGAGTATTGAATGGAGTCGGATCGAACCCTCCGAAGGGGAGTGGTCAATGGAAGCTGTGGCCCATTATCGTGATGAGTTTCGACTTCTTTTGGAAGCGGGAATCAAACCTCTTGTCACTCTTCATCATTTTTCTTGCCCGGAATGGTTTCAGAAAAAGGGAGGATGGTTGGGAAAAGATGCGGTGAAGGAATTCCTAAACTTTGTTGAATTTTCTGTAAAGCAATTTGGTGATCTTGTTTCGGAATGGTGTACCATCAACGAACCAAATGTATTTGCTAATGATAGTTATGTGGATGGAAAATATCCTCCCGGAAGTTACGGAGATATCCCCGCATATTTAAAAGTAACTCGTCGGCTTATCATTTCTCACCTCAAGTCTTACAAACTCATTCATAAAATTCGAAAGGAATCTAATTTTGCTAATCCAACTAAGGTTGGTTTTGCGCATCATCTCGCCATTTTTTCACCTCTAACTTCTCATCCTTTGGCACGTCTTGGTTGTTTCCTTAGCGATTATCTTTTTCACGAAATCCAAACAAAGGGTTTTGTAGAAGGAAAGTTATCCTTTCCTATTGGATTTGGTTATCCAGAAGGAAAGGGTTTGTTTTGCGATTTTATTGGGATCAATTATTACTCTCGCCATCTTTTTAAAGCAAGTTACAACCCAGGAAATTTATTTGCAGTACCAATGGTGGATCCTCAGTGTCCTGATTCTCGTAAAAATGATTTGGGTTGGGAGATTTATCCAGAAGGACTTTCTAAAGTTTGCCATCGGATTTGGGACGAGTACAAACTTCCCATTTATATTACAGAAAATGGGATTCCCGACGAGAAAGATGAAAAAAGAGAAAAGTGTATTTTCGATCATTTAGCAGAGATTCGTCGGCTTTTGGATGAAGGTGTTTCAGTCGAACGGTATTATTACTGGTCTTTTTTAGACAATCTTGAATGGAACGATGGGTATGGACCAAAGTTTGGACTTGTCGAAGTGGATTATAACAATATGAATCGGAAAATTCGTAAAAGTGGTCTTCGTTATGCGGAGATCTGTAAAACTAAAAAAGTATCTTTGAATCCATAA
- a CDS encoding DUF2461 domain-containing protein yields the protein MKISKSILSFLSELKLNNNRNWFLENKDRYVAIQNELILMTGYLLAGIEKFDKSVQGVDPKSCIFRIYKDVRFSKDKSPYKTHIGIFLRGGNQKIDGTGYYLHIEPDHSLVGGGCYGPDPKSLHKIRERMISDTKTLKLILDDRKFVQDFGTEFYAEKLKTAPKGFAKDHPLIELLKYKGFAVAKKIKNSELTSDQFLSETLKSYRNIYPLNQFLEKAMDRK from the coding sequence GTGAAGATTAGTAAAAGTATTTTGAGTTTTTTGTCTGAGTTAAAATTGAATAACAATAGAAACTGGTTTCTTGAAAACAAAGATCGTTATGTTGCCATTCAGAATGAATTGATATTAATGACGGGATATCTTTTGGCTGGAATCGAAAAGTTTGACAAAAGTGTCCAAGGAGTGGATCCAAAATCATGTATCTTTCGTATTTACAAAGATGTTCGTTTTTCAAAAGACAAAAGTCCTTATAAAACTCATATTGGGATATTTTTGAGAGGTGGGAATCAGAAAATTGATGGCACTGGTTATTATCTTCATATAGAACCAGATCATTCGTTAGTCGGTGGTGGCTGTTATGGACCTGATCCAAAATCGTTACATAAAATAAGAGAACGAATGATTAGTGATACAAAAACGTTAAAATTAATTTTAGATGATCGCAAATTCGTTCAAGATTTTGGAACGGAGTTTTATGCAGAAAAATTAAAGACAGCTCCCAAAGGATTTGCAAAAGATCATCCACTGATTGAGCTCTTAAAATACAAAGGCTTTGCTGTTGCTAAAAAAATAAAAAATTCTGAATTAACTTCGGATCAATTTTTAAGCGAAACTTTAAAATCCTATCGTAACATTTATCCATTAAACCAATTTCTAGAAAAGGCGATGGACCGAAAATAG
- a CDS encoding thioredoxin domain-containing protein, with amino-acid sequence MIFFVSCNGNTSEDLYLPENLPSDETIKETLSSDSSLAKLNAKAKLLEKSLATWKEEEKTLVSEKDINLYWQKEKKSTPKSILDTDLIDRQRDSIRIRIVWSRIFHKTGITLKQKQNQVANFNLFKQLNFESSPQFGSSDAKWIIVEWSDYLCNFCRESFPHTKNLLSKYKTQIMYIHKDFPLDGDSDESLLPLALGRCLWENDPKNFLGHMQLLYSNSKKIMRGDNLQVKEWDFLQDCQPKSLSLKYFSQVKSDMKEAMKFGVGSVPTFWVNGRWVVGALDSQSWERVLEDTASR; translated from the coding sequence TTGATATTTTTTGTTTCCTGTAACGGAAATACTTCAGAGGATTTATATCTACCAGAAAATCTTCCTTCCGATGAGACGATTAAAGAAACACTATCATCTGATTCTAGTTTGGCGAAATTGAATGCAAAAGCAAAATTGTTGGAAAAATCATTGGCAACATGGAAAGAAGAGGAAAAAACTTTAGTATCTGAAAAAGATATTAATCTGTATTGGCAAAAAGAAAAAAAATCAACGCCGAAAAGCATTCTTGATACAGATCTCATTGATAGACAAAGAGATTCAATTCGGATCCGAATTGTTTGGAGTCGAATCTTCCATAAAACAGGAATTACTCTAAAACAAAAACAGAATCAGGTCGCAAATTTCAATTTATTTAAACAATTAAATTTTGAATCGTCACCACAGTTTGGTTCTTCGGATGCCAAATGGATTATTGTAGAGTGGAGTGATTATTTATGCAATTTCTGTCGCGAGAGTTTCCCTCACACGAAGAATCTTTTATCGAAATACAAAACACAAATAATGTATATACATAAAGATTTCCCGTTAGATGGAGATTCGGATGAGAGTTTACTTCCTTTGGCCCTTGGTCGTTGTTTATGGGAGAATGATCCAAAAAATTTCCTGGGTCATATGCAGTTACTATATTCTAATTCCAAAAAAATAATGCGGGGTGATAATCTACAAGTCAAGGAATGGGATTTTTTGCAGGATTGCCAACCCAAATCCCTCTCTCTGAAGTATTTTTCCCAAGTGAAAAGCGATATGAAAGAGGCGATGAAATTTGGCGTAGGCTCTGTCCCTACATTTTGGGTCAATGGACGTTGGGTGGTAGGTGCATTGGATTCTCAATCCTGGGAAAGGGTTTTGGAAGACACCGCAAGTCGTTAA
- a CDS encoding NADase-type glycan-binding domain-containing protein, with translation MNLRAYIFPILVSFALLTLNCGKKLHFSMVTSTSMENGLPFLVLDGKEWKAEGGAEFVKLHFYADNAFALSKVSIESCSGQFKDRIAAYVNFDEVYASTDVQKSNSEVLFDPVVQARSVTLNFQRNQNICLKSVKFYDEKGKSYRTYAPEIISGTVIASETASPEPTYSVMNLFDSKYENGYSSVKGGVGVTFNFEFAEKKKISVLKIWNGYQRSDVHCIKNGRVKSFLLTGEDGYSAKINVEDSMGSQEIQLPTPFKGKKLTMKVDEIYPGLTEKGIVLSELRFGDDGDWFAMDTLPKSKDTAAKNFDAFAKASLRKVLNRGLTGREVTAVDSEEITDVPAGAENEVAVEENLDPPTSSDWTIRLRSDGTFFLEGSTARTNYDAGEESSHRFYGMGNYEIKEITPGKVYMRIFGFLRKQTFTNFLDYGGGDCNGCGRDCNLVKNPDPNNTEKIFQEFVTLQMRGKQFYLTNAKKTENLDFSTLELSLE, from the coding sequence ATGAATCTTAGAGCTTACATTTTCCCCATTTTGGTATCCTTCGCTCTTTTAACTTTGAATTGTGGTAAAAAACTCCACTTTTCAATGGTCACTTCCACCTCAATGGAAAACGGGCTCCCCTTTCTCGTGTTAGATGGAAAGGAGTGGAAGGCGGAAGGTGGCGCCGAATTTGTCAAATTGCATTTTTATGCGGACAATGCGTTCGCTTTAAGTAAAGTTTCCATTGAATCTTGTTCTGGTCAGTTTAAGGACCGTATTGCTGCCTATGTCAACTTTGATGAAGTATACGCAAGTACGGATGTTCAAAAATCAAATTCAGAAGTTTTATTTGATCCGGTAGTACAAGCAAGATCCGTTACATTAAATTTTCAAAGAAACCAAAACATCTGCCTTAAGTCCGTTAAGTTTTATGATGAAAAGGGAAAATCGTACAGAACATACGCCCCTGAAATTATTTCCGGAACTGTAATTGCCTCTGAAACTGCTTCTCCCGAACCAACTTATTCCGTTATGAATCTTTTTGATTCTAAATACGAAAATGGATATTCATCGGTTAAAGGTGGAGTAGGAGTTACGTTCAATTTTGAATTCGCAGAAAAGAAAAAAATATCAGTTCTGAAAATTTGGAATGGATACCAACGTTCTGATGTCCATTGCATAAAAAATGGCCGTGTCAAATCTTTCCTTTTAACAGGAGAAGATGGATACTCTGCAAAAATCAATGTAGAGGATTCAATGGGTAGCCAAGAAATCCAATTGCCTACTCCTTTCAAAGGTAAAAAATTAACGATGAAAGTGGATGAGATTTATCCAGGGCTAACGGAAAAAGGAATCGTATTATCGGAGTTACGTTTTGGTGATGATGGAGATTGGTTTGCAATGGACACTCTTCCTAAGTCAAAAGATACTGCAGCAAAAAACTTTGATGCCTTTGCAAAAGCTTCCTTACGTAAGGTGTTAAATCGTGGTTTGACGGGAAGGGAAGTCACAGCTGTTGATTCTGAGGAAATCACTGATGTACCGGCAGGTGCAGAGAACGAAGTTGCCGTAGAAGAAAATTTAGATCCACCCACTTCTTCTGACTGGACAATTCGACTTCGTTCGGATGGGACTTTCTTTTTAGAGGGATCTACGGCTCGCACTAATTACGATGCAGGTGAAGAAAGTTCTCATCGTTTTTATGGAATGGGAAATTATGAAATTAAGGAAATTACACCTGGGAAAGTTTATATGCGGATTTTTGGATTTCTCCGCAAACAAACTTTTACAAACTTCTTAGATTACGGTGGAGGAGATTGTAATGGTTGTGGACGGGATTGTAACCTTGTCAAAAATCCAGATCCCAATAATACTGAAAAAATCTTTCAAGAATTTGTGACTCTACAAATGCGAGGAAAACAATTTTATTTAACTAACGCTAAGAAAACTGAAAACTTAGACTTTTCCACTTTGGAATTAAGCTTAGAATAA
- the lsa20 gene encoding LIC11469 family lipoprotein adhesin Lsa20 produces MYFCRKVIVSWMMFIFLSLSCGGEGEKNEHTHTLAGESVSSPKKSSKVSIQIQWENTTLPLQMEIREPSGAQTLALWTTGTVKEGKQTPFGDMIPESTIVLKPGSKKQFLLVMKNPTDSPVYFFAAPHSALPVEHSFGFKFKCLCVNHAFMVPPKETWFRVVEIRLAPDYLGDQLALKHNLIGISRERMLQFEKSAGSSLPSEMD; encoded by the coding sequence ATGTATTTTTGTCGCAAAGTTATTGTTAGCTGGATGATGTTTATTTTTCTTTCCCTCTCTTGTGGAGGGGAAGGTGAAAAAAATGAACATACGCATACGTTAGCAGGGGAATCAGTTTCTTCTCCTAAAAAATCAAGTAAGGTTTCGATTCAAATCCAATGGGAAAATACAACGCTTCCTTTGCAGATGGAGATTCGAGAGCCAAGTGGTGCGCAAACTCTTGCATTATGGACTACAGGAACGGTAAAGGAAGGAAAACAAACTCCCTTTGGGGATATGATTCCAGAAAGCACCATAGTGCTAAAGCCAGGAAGTAAAAAACAATTCCTACTTGTGATGAAAAACCCAACTGATTCGCCTGTATACTTTTTTGCTGCACCTCATTCTGCTCTTCCTGTTGAACATAGTTTTGGATTCAAATTCAAATGTCTCTGTGTTAACCATGCTTTTATGGTGCCACCCAAAGAAACCTGGTTTCGTGTAGTCGAAATTCGTTTAGCACCAGATTATTTAGGAGACCAGTTGGCCTTAAAACACAATTTAATAGGAATTAGCCGAGAGAGAATGCTCCAATTCGAAAAGAGTGCAGGTAGTTCTCTCCCAAGCGAAATGGATTAG